A single genomic interval of Nitrospirota bacterium harbors:
- a CDS encoding alpha/beta hydrolase yields MKHPLFLVLLLVGLLGPFTSAFGGPLRDRIEERLESRRAAAQAEDTRELDLGEQSATGMRLPADARIERDLPYGTDPQQRLDLYIPAQAKAAPIIFMVHGGAWMIGDKATSGFVSNKVAHWLPKGYILVSSNYRMSKRPNPLEQADDIAQALAFVQTKAPSWGGDPARVLLLGHSAGAHLVSLLAADPRIVTSKGGIPWLGTIALDSAAFDLVELMQRKHHGFYDRVFGKDKAFWTETSPYHRLTVAPAPMLLVCSTKRSDACPPAQTFASKATELGGKITVLPVDMKHGELNKELGLPSDYTRTIESFMRTLDLP; encoded by the coding sequence ATGAAACATCCTCTATTTTTGGTGTTGTTGCTGGTGGGATTGCTGGGGCCGTTCACCTCGGCATTCGGCGGCCCGCTTCGTGACCGGATCGAGGAACGACTTGAAAGCCGGCGCGCGGCTGCACAGGCCGAGGATACCAGAGAGCTAGACCTTGGCGAGCAATCGGCGACCGGCATGCGCCTCCCGGCTGACGCGCGGATCGAGCGCGACCTGCCCTATGGCACCGATCCGCAACAACGTCTGGATCTGTATATTCCCGCCCAGGCCAAGGCTGCGCCGATCATCTTCATGGTGCATGGCGGTGCCTGGATGATCGGCGACAAAGCAACGTCTGGCTTCGTCTCGAACAAGGTCGCGCATTGGCTGCCCAAGGGCTACATCCTCGTATCGTCGAACTACCGCATGTCCAAACGGCCCAACCCCCTCGAACAGGCTGACGACATCGCCCAAGCCCTGGCCTTCGTGCAGACCAAGGCCCCCTCCTGGGGAGGCGACCCAGCCAGGGTATTGTTATTGGGACATTCCGCCGGAGCGCATCTGGTCTCCCTGCTGGCTGCAGACCCTCGCATCGTGACCAGTAAAGGCGGCATACCCTGGCTCGGCACCATCGCACTCGACAGTGCCGCCTTCGACCTCGTCGAGCTCATGCAGCGAAAGCATCATGGATTTTATGATCGTGTGTTCGGCAAGGATAAAGCGTTTTGGACTGAGACATCACCCTACCACCGGCTGACTGTGGCCCCTGCGCCGATGTTGCTGGTCTGCTCGACCAAACGCAGCGATGCCTGTCCGCCAGCTCAAACATTTGCATCCAAAGCGACCGAACTAGGCGGGAAGATCACCGTGCTGCCGGTGGATATGAAACACGGCGAGCTGAATAAAGAGCTGGGTCTGCCCAGCGACTACACCAGAACTATCGAAAGTTTCATGCGTACACTCGACCTACCTTGA
- a CDS encoding HNH endonuclease — protein MPTREMRYTLERPRANQYPTEKIITELRRVANLYGNRHFSRREFDEKATECKGSVVISRFGAWQAALDAAGLNLKKIKKDRSQISNEQLFEELGRVWRLLGHRPSKDEWENVEAKHSYTTYKTRFNGWVNACAAFIENVSRQNEGMKPESETQADRPHKPKVMSEIQVEEKRNIPMKLRYRVLTRDRYKCVLCGRSPATHVGISLHIDHINPFFQGGKTLLDNLRTLCDECNRGKGSEV, from the coding sequence GTGCCTACAAGAGAAATGCGATACACGCTTGAAAGGCCCCGAGCCAATCAATACCCGACGGAGAAAATCATCACCGAGCTACGTCGGGTTGCCAACCTTTACGGCAATAGACATTTTTCTCGGCGAGAGTTCGATGAAAAGGCAACCGAATGTAAAGGCAGCGTAGTTATATCTCGTTTTGGAGCGTGGCAAGCGGCGCTTGATGCAGCTGGTCTCAACCTAAAGAAAATAAAGAAAGACCGTTCCCAAATTTCAAATGAGCAGCTCTTCGAAGAATTGGGCCGAGTCTGGCGGCTACTTGGACATCGCCCATCCAAGGATGAGTGGGAGAATGTTGAGGCCAAACATTCATACACGACGTATAAAACAAGATTCAATGGTTGGGTTAATGCTTGCGCTGCATTCATCGAAAATGTGTCGCGCCAGAATGAAGGGATGAAACCTGAGTCAGAAACACAGGCAGACAGACCCCATAAGCCCAAAGTCATGTCCGAGATTCAAGTCGAAGAAAAACGAAACATACCGATGAAACTTCGGTATCGTGTTCTAACCCGAGACAGGTATAAATGTGTTCTGTGTGGGCGAAGTCCTGCTACTCATGTCGGTATTTCATTGCACATCGACCACATAAATCCGTTTTTTCAGGGCGGCAAGACACTGCTCGACAATCTCCGAACACTCTGCGATGAGTGCAATAGGGGTAAAGGTAGTGAGGTATAG
- a CDS encoding tetratricopeptide repeat protein, with protein MTDYQTSCETTLLEGQWDQALSAALAWARHSATATTRDPRPHFALNVIYLLRGEFAEAWETHQKCLQEPEDIALVKAWIEGFVARQSEQANAHLVMGLFLAQSGQSEQSIASYKESIKLAPQSAYPHYFVAQIHERADHLEMAIKEYREAVRLDPSYVPARTNLGVAYQEQGRLEMAIPQYREVIKLHPNDAVAHANLACALAEQGKFEPALQSYKEALRLNPNDAAVHFALGNHYETKGRLDLALKEYDAALVADPNFGPAHAAIGWMALGRQHMQAAYEAFNRALKANDQDPRAYHGIAEYYSQKGKRESALDNFAKALKFYKDPERKNAILNQLFQEGQMAD; from the coding sequence ATGACCGACTACCAAACATCATGTGAAACGACCCTGCTCGAAGGCCAATGGGATCAGGCCCTGTCCGCCGCATTGGCCTGGGCCCGCCATTCCGCCACCGCCACAACGCGCGATCCGCGACCCCATTTCGCCTTGAACGTGATCTATTTATTGCGTGGGGAGTTTGCCGAAGCCTGGGAAACGCACCAGAAATGCCTACAAGAACCGGAAGACATCGCCCTGGTCAAAGCCTGGATCGAAGGATTTGTCGCGCGCCAGTCGGAACAGGCCAACGCCCATCTCGTGATGGGTTTGTTTCTGGCCCAGTCAGGCCAATCCGAACAGTCGATCGCGTCGTATAAGGAATCGATCAAGCTCGCGCCACAGTCCGCCTATCCCCATTATTTTGTCGCGCAGATTCATGAGCGGGCCGACCACCTCGAAATGGCTATCAAAGAATATCGCGAAGCCGTGCGGCTGGATCCTTCCTATGTGCCGGCGCGCACCAACCTGGGCGTGGCCTATCAAGAACAGGGCCGGTTGGAGATGGCGATCCCTCAATATCGCGAAGTGATCAAGCTCCATCCCAACGACGCGGTGGCCCATGCCAACCTCGCCTGCGCGCTCGCCGAGCAGGGCAAGTTTGAGCCGGCCTTGCAGTCCTACAAAGAAGCCTTGCGTCTGAACCCCAATGACGCAGCCGTGCATTTCGCGCTGGGCAACCATTACGAAACGAAGGGCCGTCTGGATCTGGCACTCAAAGAATACGACGCGGCCCTCGTCGCCGATCCGAACTTCGGTCCGGCCCATGCGGCAATCGGCTGGATGGCGCTGGGCAGACAACATATGCAGGCCGCCTACGAAGCCTTCAATCGCGCCCTCAAGGCCAACGACCAAGACCCCCGGGCCTACCACGGCATCGCCGAATATTATTCCCAAAAGGGCAAGCGCGAGAGCGCGCTGGACAATTTCGCCAAGGCGCTCAAATTCTACAAAGATCCCGAACGAAAAAACGCGATTCTCAATCAGCTGTTCCAGGAAGGCCAAATGGCCGACTAG
- a CDS encoding FAD-dependent thymidylate synthase, with translation MSIDQPTRRVIALAPMPPEKSAYALARYSRSSDTIEDSLRWVHGHSSEKFWDQFYFDYGHASIADLGHVIICFEDISELAAIRLEDEPLWDGQAKSSRYQNFASGGWYVPDSIRGSETEGTYHGILRSLAEIYRLLHQPLTQFISEREPRPESMKPADYQRTIAARAFDVTRYLLPLAAKTNVGQVVSIRTLEKQITRLLSSQLPELRSIGDELKDACQRSPVNVWGELSGQTGAQEPLAPTLARHAKPNDYQASVYLDLARYAKEALQGTGLDQPSTWGAQEPVELVESHDPLDEIVTTLLYRVSHAPYRSILAVVRSWTEKQKQETIDVAMSARGPYDELIKEFRSGYAFTFDVLMDIGGWRDMHRHRRCQQIQQNFTTMHGYEVPPPLVQAGLDHEYRQAMDAVRSDIEQLKKTSAEGSLYATPFGFKVRCLFKMDYAEAEYIAKLRSGVKGHWSYRTIAWLMKQKIAARYPALGDRIQATSPDIEDTLTR, from the coding sequence ATGAGCATCGATCAACCGACCCGTCGAGTCATCGCGCTGGCGCCCATGCCGCCGGAGAAGTCCGCCTATGCGCTGGCCCGTTATAGCCGTTCGTCCGACACCATCGAGGACAGCCTCCGTTGGGTGCATGGCCATTCCTCTGAGAAATTCTGGGACCAGTTCTATTTCGACTATGGCCATGCCTCGATCGCCGATTTGGGCCATGTCATCATCTGCTTCGAGGACATCTCCGAACTCGCCGCGATCCGGCTCGAAGACGAGCCTCTGTGGGACGGCCAGGCGAAATCGAGCCGCTATCAGAACTTTGCGTCCGGCGGATGGTACGTGCCGGATTCCATCCGAGGGTCCGAGACGGAGGGCACCTACCATGGCATTCTCCGTAGCCTCGCCGAGATCTATCGGCTCCTGCATCAACCCTTGACCCAATTTATTTCGGAGCGCGAGCCGCGCCCCGAGTCGATGAAGCCAGCCGATTACCAACGGACCATTGCCGCGCGCGCATTCGACGTGACCCGGTATCTCCTGCCCCTCGCGGCCAAGACGAACGTCGGGCAAGTCGTCAGCATCAGAACGTTGGAAAAACAAATCACCAGACTCTTGTCGTCGCAACTGCCGGAATTGCGTTCGATCGGTGACGAACTCAAGGATGCCTGCCAGCGGTCCCCCGTGAATGTGTGGGGCGAGTTGTCCGGCCAGACCGGTGCACAGGAACCACTGGCGCCGACGCTGGCGCGTCATGCCAAGCCGAACGACTATCAAGCCTCCGTCTACCTCGACCTTGCCCGCTATGCGAAAGAGGCACTCCAAGGGACCGGATTGGATCAACCATCGACCTGGGGCGCGCAGGAGCCGGTCGAACTCGTGGAGTCCCACGATCCCCTGGACGAAATCGTCACCACCTTGCTCTACCGTGTGTCGCATGCCCCCTATCGGAGCATCCTGGCGGTCGTCCGTAGCTGGACCGAGAAGCAGAAACAGGAAACGATCGACGTGGCGATGAGTGCACGAGGACCCTACGACGAACTCATCAAAGAATTCCGCAGCGGTTACGCCTTCACGTTCGACGTGCTGATGGACATCGGCGGCTGGCGCGACATGCACCGGCACCGGCGCTGCCAGCAGATCCAACAGAACTTCACGACCATGCATGGGTATGAAGTTCCGCCGCCGCTCGTGCAGGCAGGATTGGATCACGAATATCGCCAGGCGATGGATGCGGTCCGTTCGGACATCGAGCAGCTCAAGAAGACCAGCGCAGAGGGATCGCTCTACGCCACCCCGTTCGGCTTCAAGGTGCGGTGCCTGTTCAAGATGGACTATGCTGAAGCCGAATATATCGCGAAGCTCCGATCCGGCGTGAAGGGCCATTGGTCGTACCGGACCATCGCCTGGCTGATGAAACAAAAAATCGCGGCGCGGTATCCTGCACTCGGGGATCGCATCCAGGCCACCTCGCCGGATATTGAAGATACCCTCACCAGATAA
- the hisS gene encoding histidine--tRNA ligase, translating into MDTIKGIKGVKDILPEETPRWRFIEDAARRWALAYGYQEIRIPIFELTALFARSIGAATDIVEKEMYTFPDRDGTSLTLRPEGTAGTVRAFIEHNRAAEPLPQKYFYIGPMFRHERPQAGRLRQFHQFGVESFGTADPRADVEAIALLWRLLSDLGLPDLTLEINSLGGTGDRAAYKPILLAFLSQHEARLCANCRRRMETNPLRVLDCKIPDCRAATESAPKLTEHLSPEARAHFDQVLAGLTAIGVPYQLNPRLVRGLDYYCLTSFEITSTHLGAQNAVGAGGRYDGLVETLGGPSVPAIGFAVGLERVSLMLPETASSSLHELLYYVAAFGEAGTKLGLVLLDELRRIGLSAQCDYRAATLKAHLRQADRSKCRYAILLGDDEASRGAVILRNLETKAQEELPLAGLASLLQSRNLAG; encoded by the coding sequence ATGGACACGATCAAGGGTATTAAGGGCGTCAAAGATATCCTTCCCGAGGAGACCCCCCGGTGGCGTTTCATCGAAGATGCCGCGCGGCGCTGGGCGCTGGCCTATGGATATCAAGAGATCCGGATCCCCATCTTCGAACTCACGGCGCTCTTCGCCCGCAGTATTGGCGCGGCCACGGACATCGTCGAAAAAGAGATGTATACCTTTCCTGACCGGGACGGGACGTCGCTAACATTGCGTCCGGAAGGCACAGCCGGAACGGTCCGCGCCTTCATCGAACATAATCGGGCGGCCGAGCCGCTTCCGCAAAAGTATTTTTATATCGGTCCGATGTTCCGCCATGAGCGACCCCAGGCAGGACGTCTCCGGCAGTTCCATCAATTCGGGGTGGAGTCGTTCGGCACAGCGGATCCTCGCGCCGATGTCGAGGCGATTGCGCTACTCTGGCGTTTGCTCTCGGATCTCGGCCTGCCGGACCTGACGTTGGAAATCAATAGTCTGGGAGGTACCGGCGACCGCGCCGCATACAAACCGATCTTGCTCGCCTTTCTCTCGCAGCACGAAGCCAGACTCTGTGCCAACTGCCGGCGCCGGATGGAGACAAACCCGTTACGCGTATTGGATTGCAAGATCCCGGACTGTCGAGCGGCGACTGAATCTGCGCCCAAGCTCACCGAACATCTTTCTCCAGAGGCCCGAGCCCATTTCGACCAGGTCCTGGCCGGTCTCACCGCCATCGGTGTGCCCTATCAATTGAATCCTCGTCTGGTACGGGGACTCGACTACTATTGTTTGACGAGTTTTGAAATTACTTCGACCCACTTAGGCGCTCAGAACGCGGTGGGTGCCGGAGGCCGCTACGATGGATTAGTGGAGACGTTAGGCGGTCCCTCTGTTCCCGCTATTGGGTTTGCGGTCGGGCTTGAGCGCGTATCGTTGATGCTTCCGGAGACTGCCTCGTCCTCGTTACATGAACTACTCTATTATGTCGCGGCTTTCGGTGAAGCGGGAACGAAGCTTGGCCTGGTGCTCCTGGACGAACTCCGTCGAATCGGACTGTCTGCTCAATGTGACTATCGTGCCGCTACCCTCAAAGCTCACCTTCGCCAAGCAGATCGATCGAAGTGCCGATATGCGATTCTCCTGGGCGACGATGAAGCCAGCCGCGGCGCGGTCATTCTCCGTAACCTTGAGACGAAGGCGCAAGAAGAACTTCCTCTCGCAGGCCTCGCCTCGCTCCTCCAATCCCGCAATCTTGCCGGATAG
- a CDS encoding DsrE family protein yields MADRKLGLLLSTAPSHPSVETVVQLAQAALRRGVEVYLYLIDEGVKSAIDPRYIGLINAGVKMSVCAYGCQQHGVPTASVDSRVSLSGLVVLSGIIDGCDRFLAFT; encoded by the coding sequence ATGGCGGATCGCAAACTGGGTCTCTTGTTATCCACAGCCCCTTCTCATCCTAGCGTTGAGACCGTCGTCCAACTGGCTCAGGCAGCTTTACGCCGGGGGGTCGAGGTCTATCTCTATCTCATCGATGAAGGGGTGAAGAGCGCGATCGATCCTCGTTATATCGGCTTGATCAATGCCGGGGTGAAGATGTCCGTCTGCGCCTATGGTTGCCAGCAACATGGCGTTCCCACGGCCTCGGTCGATTCGAGGGTCTCACTATCCGGGTTAGTCGTGTTGTCCGGAATTATCGATGGGTGCGATCGCTTTCTCGCATTTACGTAG
- the dnaA gene encoding chromosomal replication initiator protein DnaA, with protein MKNDTETMTLVNVWQDALACIQGKVPKQVYDTWFTPIHLEHIEDSTAQLGVPNKFFGDWLSQHYGPLLAEALSAARGGEETAITFSIFHKQVAKLPENGTTPAPTRQSTATRPKRGIQLNPKYTFNSFVVGAGNQFAHAACMAVAEQPAKAYNPLFIYGDTGLGKTHLLNAIGNYVAERTDLRIAYLTTEQFTNEVINSIRYDKMMDLRKRYRHIDMLMIDDIQFLAGKERTQEEFFHTFNALYEAHKQLVLSSDRFPKDMPDIEERLRSRFEWGLIADLQPPDVETRIAILRKKSEDDGVSLPEDVVQFLATTMKSNIRELEGSLVRLGAYASLTGQTITLEMAKTVLRDLIGTKKKIVSMDDIQETVGARFHVKISDLKSRRRSKTLVHPRQIAMYLCRELTDSSYPEIGRQFGGKDHTTIIHACKQIIKAKDLDSTLSATLDSLKEQILRA; from the coding sequence ATGAAGAATGATACAGAAACGATGACTCTGGTGAATGTATGGCAAGACGCCTTGGCTTGTATTCAAGGGAAAGTGCCAAAACAGGTCTACGATACCTGGTTTACGCCGATTCACCTCGAGCACATTGAAGACTCAACTGCGCAACTTGGCGTTCCCAATAAGTTTTTTGGTGATTGGCTGAGCCAGCACTATGGACCACTCCTGGCTGAGGCACTCTCGGCTGCCCGAGGCGGGGAAGAAACGGCGATCACCTTCTCCATCTTTCACAAACAGGTGGCAAAGCTGCCTGAAAATGGAACTACGCCGGCACCCACTCGTCAAAGTACCGCGACCAGGCCAAAGCGGGGGATCCAGCTTAACCCAAAATATACATTTAATAGTTTCGTCGTGGGTGCCGGGAACCAGTTTGCCCATGCCGCTTGTATGGCCGTCGCCGAACAGCCGGCCAAAGCCTACAATCCCTTGTTTATCTACGGCGATACCGGGCTGGGGAAAACCCACCTGTTGAATGCCATTGGAAACTATGTGGCGGAGCGGACCGATCTTCGCATTGCCTATTTGACGACCGAGCAGTTTACCAACGAGGTCATTAACTCCATTCGATACGACAAGATGATGGATCTGCGGAAGCGGTATCGTCACATCGATATGTTGATGATCGACGACATTCAATTCCTGGCGGGCAAGGAACGGACGCAGGAGGAATTCTTCCATACGTTCAATGCCCTCTACGAAGCGCACAAACAACTAGTTCTCTCAAGCGATCGTTTTCCGAAAGACATGCCAGATATCGAAGAACGGCTGCGGTCGCGCTTTGAATGGGGCCTGATCGCGGATCTTCAGCCGCCGGACGTGGAGACGCGTATTGCCATCTTGCGGAAGAAATCCGAGGACGATGGCGTGTCGTTGCCGGAAGATGTCGTACAGTTTCTCGCGACCACGATGAAGAGCAATATTCGTGAGCTGGAAGGTTCGCTGGTGCGCCTCGGCGCCTATGCGTCGCTCACCGGCCAAACGATTACGCTGGAGATGGCAAAGACCGTGCTCCGGGATCTGATCGGCACCAAGAAAAAGATCGTGTCGATGGACGATATTCAGGAAACAGTGGGCGCGCGCTTCCATGTGAAGATCTCCGACTTGAAGTCCCGTCGCCGGAGTAAAACGCTGGTCCATCCCAGGCAGATCGCCATGTATCTCTGTCGGGAACTCACGGACTCCTCCTATCCCGAGATCGGGCGGCAGTTCGGCGGCAAAGACCATACGACGATCATTCATGCCTGCAAACAGATCATTAAAGCCAAAGACCTCGACAGTACATTGAGCGCCACGTTGGACAGCTTGAAGGAACAGATTCTACGAGCATGA
- the dnaN gene encoding DNA polymerase III subunit beta produces MKLRMGRVELLTGLQRVQGVVEKRNTMPILSNILIEAKQEGVEIVATDLEIGMRGLYKATVEKPGGVTVSARKLYEIIKELNVNDIDITSGDNNWTTIQAGKSQFKIVGLPSTDYPALPTIEREGLIPLAGAGFLELIRKTLFAAGDNDARYILNGLLVTLITSEKKTILRLVGTDGHRLAVAEQEVGMPGAKGAPQEIKAIIPKKAAHEMQRLLEEGGEGEPLIGFTKNLMIFRKSGLLLTSRLMEGNYPNYQQVVPKESGRKIGVNRNELESALRRVSVLSRDKANAVKVSFVTGQMTLFSSNPDFGEATEELAAQYEGEALNTGFNARYLLDVLGVMDGETISLQMDNPLSPCLIQESDSPGFKCVVMPIKI; encoded by the coding sequence ATGAAACTACGTATGGGACGAGTGGAACTCTTGACGGGCCTCCAGCGGGTTCAAGGTGTTGTCGAAAAGCGCAACACGATGCCGATCCTCTCGAACATTTTGATCGAGGCGAAGCAGGAGGGGGTGGAGATCGTCGCCACCGACCTCGAGATCGGCATGCGCGGGCTCTATAAAGCCACCGTCGAGAAGCCCGGAGGGGTCACGGTCTCCGCCCGGAAGCTCTATGAGATCATCAAGGAACTGAACGTCAACGATATCGATATCACCTCCGGTGACAATAACTGGACGACGATTCAGGCCGGCAAGAGCCAATTTAAGATTGTTGGTCTTCCCAGCACCGACTATCCCGCGTTGCCCACGATCGAACGGGAAGGGCTCATTCCCCTCGCCGGGGCCGGTTTCTTAGAGCTGATTCGCAAGACCCTCTTCGCGGCCGGCGACAATGACGCGCGGTACATCCTGAACGGGCTGTTGGTGACCCTCATCACGTCGGAGAAGAAAACGATCTTGCGTCTGGTCGGCACCGATGGACATCGGTTGGCGGTCGCCGAACAGGAAGTTGGCATGCCGGGGGCCAAGGGCGCTCCGCAAGAGATCAAAGCCATCATTCCGAAGAAAGCCGCGCATGAGATGCAGCGTCTTCTGGAAGAAGGCGGCGAAGGCGAGCCTTTGATCGGGTTCACCAAAAACCTCATGATCTTCCGGAAGAGCGGACTGCTGCTGACCTCGCGGCTGATGGAGGGGAATTACCCGAACTATCAGCAAGTGGTCCCAAAAGAGAGCGGCAGGAAGATCGGGGTCAACCGCAACGAGTTGGAAAGTGCGCTCCGGCGCGTCTCCGTCTTGTCGCGCGATAAGGCGAATGCGGTGAAGGTCTCGTTTGTCACCGGACAGATGACGCTGTTCTCCAGTAATCCAGATTTTGGAGAAGCGACCGAAGAGCTGGCGGCACAGTATGAGGGGGAAGCGTTGAACACGGGGTTCAATGCCCGCTACTTGTTGGATGTGCTCGGAGTCATGGACGGAGAGACGATTTCTCTGCAAATGGACAATCCGCTGAGCCCCTGTTTGATCCAGGAGTCAGACAGTCCCGGCTTCAAGTGCGTCGTGATGCCAATTAAAATTTGA
- the gyrB gene encoding DNA topoisomerase (ATP-hydrolyzing) subunit B, with the protein MASNENETTPKSESYGADQIKVLEGLDAVRKRPAMYIGSTGADGLHHLVYEVVDNSVDEHMAGFGETIEVTIHIDGSVTVVDNGRGIPTGMHSTQKKSAAEVALTVLHAGGKFEQGAYTVSGGLHGVGISVVNALSEWLELEIWQDGQVFEQRYERGKPTAPLKMTGKTKRRGTKVTYKSDGQIFEVLDLSFDVLAQRLRELAFLNKGLEITLKDGRKEPIKEQIFKYKGGIVSFVEHLNEAKMPLHKPIYVQVEKPEMVLEVALQYNDSYAENLFSFANNINTKEGGTHLVGFKAALTRTINSYASANDLLKKDTESLTGDDVREGLTAVVSVKVRNPQFEGQTKSKLGNSEVKGIVEAAVNEALGNYFEENPTVARKVIGKAIDAARAREAARKAKELIRRKSALDGGSLPGKLADCSEKDPALSELYIVEGDSAGGSAKQGRDRKFQAILPLKGKILNVEKARFDKMLSSDEIRTLIMALGTGIGRKREESEKPDKDSFDISKARYHKIILMTDADVDGSHIRTLLLTFFFRQMPELLERGYIYIAQPPLFKVKKGKTERYLKDELALNEHLADIAVEDVEVYVEGSQGYVTGRRLLPILKKLIAFETLLGRLNKKPHEASMVRAFVDEPGLDRELLKNRTALMTIIANVKKTLLVVYPKLTPVLEIVEDEEHQSNKITCKLLANGATHSFDVTHELVGSAEFRELQKLSPSAIGFGRAPYKIKTDGQEQLQPATVELVKAILDKGKHGLSIQRYKGLGEMNPNQLWETTMNPEVRTLLKVKLEDVPGVDEIFTILMGDEVEPRRNFIQAHALEVRNLDI; encoded by the coding sequence ATGGCCAGTAACGAGAACGAGACCACACCGAAATCCGAGAGTTACGGCGCGGACCAAATTAAAGTACTGGAAGGCCTGGATGCCGTGCGGAAGCGTCCGGCGATGTACATCGGCAGCACCGGTGCGGATGGCCTCCATCACCTCGTCTATGAAGTCGTCGACAACAGCGTCGATGAACATATGGCGGGATTCGGTGAGACGATCGAGGTGACGATCCATATCGATGGGAGCGTCACGGTCGTGGATAACGGCCGCGGCATTCCGACCGGGATGCATTCCACGCAAAAGAAGTCCGCAGCCGAAGTCGCGCTGACGGTGTTACATGCGGGCGGTAAATTCGAGCAAGGCGCCTACACGGTCTCCGGCGGGCTCCACGGCGTCGGGATTTCAGTGGTCAATGCCCTCTCTGAATGGCTGGAGTTGGAAATTTGGCAGGACGGCCAGGTGTTCGAGCAGCGCTATGAGCGAGGAAAACCGACCGCGCCGCTCAAGATGACGGGGAAAACGAAGCGCCGCGGCACGAAGGTCACCTACAAGTCCGACGGGCAGATATTCGAGGTGCTCGACCTCAGCTTCGACGTGCTGGCGCAGCGGCTGCGCGAACTCGCCTTCTTGAACAAGGGACTCGAGATCACGCTGAAGGATGGGCGGAAAGAGCCGATCAAAGAGCAAATCTTCAAGTATAAGGGCGGGATCGTCTCGTTCGTTGAACATCTGAACGAAGCGAAGATGCCGCTACATAAGCCGATCTACGTGCAGGTTGAGAAGCCGGAAATGGTGCTGGAGGTCGCGCTCCAATATAACGACAGCTACGCCGAGAACCTGTTTTCCTTTGCGAACAACATCAACACCAAGGAAGGCGGCACGCACTTGGTGGGCTTCAAGGCCGCGCTGACTCGCACGATCAATAGCTACGCGAGCGCCAACGACCTGCTCAAGAAAGATACCGAATCGCTGACCGGCGACGATGTCCGTGAAGGACTTACGGCCGTGGTCAGCGTCAAGGTCCGGAATCCGCAGTTCGAAGGCCAGACGAAATCCAAGTTGGGGAATAGTGAGGTGAAGGGCATCGTCGAGGCCGCGGTCAATGAAGCGCTCGGGAACTATTTTGAAGAGAATCCGACGGTGGCGCGCAAGGTCATCGGGAAAGCGATCGACGCGGCTCGTGCCCGTGAAGCGGCGCGCAAAGCGAAAGAACTCATCCGGCGCAAGAGTGCGTTGGATGGAGGTTCGCTGCCTGGAAAGCTGGCCGACTGTTCGGAGAAAGATCCGGCCTTGAGCGAGCTCTACATCGTCGAGGGAGATTCGGCCGGCGGTTCCGCGAAGCAGGGGCGCGACCGCAAGTTTCAGGCGATTCTGCCCCTCAAGGGTAAGATCCTCAACGTGGAGAAGGCGCGTTTCGACAAGATGCTCTCGAGCGACGAAATCCGGACGTTGATCATGGCGCTCGGCACCGGCATCGGTCGTAAGCGCGAAGAGAGTGAAAAGCCCGACAAAGATTCCTTCGATATCTCGAAGGCCCGGTACCATAAGATCATTCTCATGACCGACGCCGACGTCGACGGAAGCCACATCCGGACCCTGCTCCTGACGTTTTTCTTCCGGCAGATGCCGGAACTGCTCGAGCGAGGCTACATCTATATTGCGCAGCCGCCGCTCTTCAAAGTGAAGAAGGGCAAGACGGAGCGGTATCTCAAGGATGAACTGGCCTTGAACGAGCATTTGGCCGACATCGCCGTCGAGGATGTCGAAGTGTATGTGGAAGGGAGCCAAGGTTATGTCACGGGACGGCGGCTCCTGCCTATTCTCAAGAAGCTGATCGCCTTTGAGACCCTGCTGGGCCGGCTCAATAAGAAACCGCACGAGGCCAGTATGGTGCGGGCGTTTGTGGATGAACCGGGGCTGGATCGCGAGTTGCTCAAGAATCGCACGGCGCTCATGACCATTATCGCGAATGTGAAGAAAACGCTCCTGGTGGTCTACCCGAAGCTGACACCGGTGTTGGAGATCGTCGAGGACGAAGAACATCAATCGAACAAGATCACGTGCAAGCTGCTGGCCAACGGAGCCACTCATAGCTTCGATGTGACGCACGAGCTGGTCGGCTCCGCGGAATTCCGCGAGCTGCAGAAGCTCTCACCGTCGGCGATCGGCTTTGGCCGGGCGCCGTACAAGATCAAAACCGACGGGCAGGAACAGTTGCAGCCCGCGACGGTGGAGTTGGTGAAGGCGATCCTCGACAAGGGTAAACATGGGCTCAGCATCCAGCGCTACAAAGGTCTGGGCGAAATGAACCCGAACCAGCTCTGGGAAACGACGATGAACCCGGAAGTGCGGACGCTGTTGAAAGTTAAACTGGAAGATGTGCCGGGCGTCGACGAGATCTTCACGATTTTGATGGGCGATGAAGTCGAGCCCCGGCGAAACTTCATTCAGGCCCATGCGCTCGAGGTCAGAAATCTAGACATCTAA